In Actinomadura citrea, a single window of DNA contains:
- the coaD gene encoding pantetheine-phosphate adenylyltransferase: MRRVVCPGSFDPVTNGHLDIISRASRLYDEVVVAVLINKSKKSLFTVDERADMISEVTREYGNVTVDTFYGLTVDYCKEQDIPVIVRGLRAVSDYEYELQMAQMNHRIAGVETLFMATNPEYAFLSSSLMKEVVRFGGDVSGLVPDSVHDRLVQRLQKGG; this comes from the coding sequence GTGCGCCGTGTCGTCTGTCCGGGATCGTTCGACCCCGTCACCAACGGGCATCTCGACATCATCAGCCGCGCCTCCCGCCTCTACGACGAGGTGGTCGTCGCCGTGCTGATCAACAAGAGCAAGAAGAGCCTGTTCACCGTGGACGAGCGCGCCGACATGATCTCCGAGGTCACCCGGGAGTACGGCAACGTCACGGTCGACACCTTCTACGGGCTCACCGTCGACTACTGCAAGGAGCAGGACATCCCGGTGATCGTCCGGGGCCTGCGGGCCGTCAGCGACTACGAGTACGAGCTGCAGATGGCCCAGATGAACCACCGGATCGCCGGCGTGGAGACGCTGTTCATGGCGACCAACCCCGAGTACGCGTTCCTGTCGTCCAGCCTGATGAAGGAGGTCGTGAGGTTCGGCGGGGACGTCTCCGGCCTCGTCCCCGACAGCGTCCACGACCGGCTGGTGCAGCGGCTCCAGAAGGGCGGCTGA
- a CDS encoding YceD family protein gives MPHESRNPLTRNDPNAPFKLDTRALGRQPGSSREEHLSVPAPGNFGVEMVGVPEGAAIDLDLRLEAVLEGVLVTGTATVPLTGECSRCLDPIASTFEADFQELFVYDDTRSGGNADDDELRLEGDLIDLEPVLRDAVVLALPLSPLCRDDCPGLCPECGARLADVEPGHRHDVADPRWAALRDLAGDMEPAAPDRGNGRSGTRESSDRREGKQEG, from the coding sequence ATGCCTCACGAAAGCAGGAATCCGCTGACACGCAACGACCCCAACGCCCCGTTCAAGCTCGACACCCGAGCTCTGGGCAGGCAACCCGGGTCGTCGCGGGAGGAGCACCTGTCCGTGCCGGCACCGGGGAATTTCGGCGTCGAGATGGTGGGCGTCCCCGAAGGCGCCGCGATCGATCTGGATCTCCGGCTCGAAGCGGTCCTGGAGGGGGTGCTCGTCACGGGCACGGCGACGGTCCCCCTCACGGGGGAGTGCTCCCGCTGCCTCGACCCGATCGCCTCGACCTTCGAGGCGGATTTTCAGGAGCTGTTCGTCTACGACGACACCCGCTCGGGCGGGAACGCCGACGACGACGAGCTCCGCCTCGAGGGCGACCTGATCGACCTCGAACCGGTCCTGCGGGACGCGGTGGTGCTCGCGCTGCCGCTGTCCCCGCTGTGCCGGGACGACTGCCCGGGCCTGTGCCCGGAATGCGGTGCGCGGCTCGCTGACGTCGAGCCGGGCCATCGCCACGACGTCGCCGACCCCCGGTGGGCGGCGCTGCGGGACCTTGCCGGCGACATGGAGCCGGCAGCCCCCGACCGGGGGAACGGGCGCTCCGGCACCCGTGAATCATCGGACCGACGAGAAGGAAAGCAGGAGGGCTGA
- the rpmF gene encoding 50S ribosomal protein L32, translated as MAVPKRKKSRSNTRHRRAQWKTAAPNLVECPTCRDHKLPHTACATCGTYDRRQVIAPSA; from the coding sequence GTGGCCGTCCCGAAGCGGAAGAAGTCGCGCAGCAACACGCGGCACCGGCGTGCGCAGTGGAAGACCGCCGCGCCGAACCTGGTCGAGTGCCCGACATGCCGCGACCACAAGCTGCCCCACACCGCGTGCGCGACGTGCGGAACCTACGACCGGCGGCAGGTCATCGCCCCGTCGGCCTGA
- the rnc gene encoding ribonuclease III — protein MSAKKSEPAPERAELTGALGVDVGDELLERALTHRSYAYENGGLPTNERLEFLGDSVLGLVVTDTLFRGHPDLPEGQLAKLRAAVVNMRALAGVARGLGVGAHIRLGRGEEGTGGRDKSSILADTLEALIGAVYLDRGLGEASALVHRLFDALIKRSAGLGAGLDWKTSLQELTAVEELGVPEYHVAESGPDHQKTFRASVRVGGQTYGAGEGRSKKEAEQHAAEAAWNAIREIVVRREAPQGEVAPGEAVAPETAMAQGEQAAEAADAAREAGRAAQAGA, from the coding sequence GTGAGCGCTAAGAAGAGCGAACCCGCGCCGGAGCGCGCGGAACTGACCGGCGCGCTCGGCGTCGACGTGGGCGACGAGCTGCTCGAACGCGCCCTGACACACCGTTCCTACGCCTACGAGAACGGCGGCCTGCCCACCAACGAGCGCCTGGAGTTCCTCGGCGACTCGGTGCTGGGCCTCGTCGTCACCGACACCCTGTTCCGCGGCCACCCCGACCTGCCCGAGGGACAGCTCGCCAAGCTGCGCGCCGCCGTGGTCAACATGCGCGCCCTCGCCGGCGTCGCCCGCGGCCTCGGCGTCGGCGCCCACATCCGGCTCGGCCGCGGCGAGGAGGGCACCGGGGGGCGCGACAAGTCCTCGATCCTCGCCGACACGCTGGAGGCGCTGATCGGGGCCGTCTACCTCGACCGGGGCCTCGGCGAGGCGTCCGCGCTGGTGCACCGGCTCTTCGACGCGCTGATCAAGCGGTCGGCGGGTCTCGGCGCCGGCCTGGACTGGAAGACCTCGCTCCAGGAGCTCACCGCCGTCGAGGAGCTCGGCGTCCCCGAGTACCACGTCGCCGAGAGCGGCCCCGACCACCAGAAGACGTTCCGCGCCTCCGTGCGGGTCGGCGGCCAGACCTACGGGGCCGGCGAGGGCCGCAGCAAGAAGGAGGCCGAGCAGCACGCCGCCGAGGCCGCCTGGAACGCCATCCGCGAGATCGTCGTCCGGCGTGAGGCGCCCCAGGGCGAGGTGGCGCCGGGCGAGGCGGTGGCGCCGGAGACGGCGATGGCGCAGGGCGAGCAGGCCGCCGAGGCCGCGGACGCGGCCAGGGAGGCCGGGCGGGCGGCGCAGGCCGGTGCCTGA
- the mutM gene encoding bifunctional DNA-formamidopyrimidine glycosylase/DNA-(apurinic or apyrimidinic site) lyase — MPELPEVEVVRRGLERWTTGRTVASAEVLHPRSVRRHAEGPADFAGRLAKRTMLAPRRRGKYLWIPLRDEEDEAPGEAVLAHLGMSGQLLVGEPDREREKHLRVRVEFDDDGLDLRFVDQRTFGHLMVADLVPDAFDGRALVPGPIVHIAADPLEDAFDAEAFYRALRRRRTGIKRALLDQSLISGVGNIYADEALWRARLHWARPTETMSRADAARVLEAAREVMAAALEVGGTSFDSLYVNVNGESGYFERSLDAYGRRDEPCRRCGSPIRRDEFMNRSSYSCPVCQPRPRRARY; from the coding sequence GTGCCTGAGCTCCCCGAGGTCGAGGTCGTCCGGCGCGGACTGGAACGCTGGACGACCGGCCGCACCGTCGCGTCCGCCGAGGTCCTGCACCCGCGGTCGGTGCGCCGGCACGCCGAGGGCCCCGCCGACTTCGCCGGGCGGCTCGCCAAGCGCACCATGCTGGCGCCCCGCCGCCGCGGCAAGTACCTGTGGATCCCGCTCCGGGACGAGGAGGACGAAGCCCCCGGTGAGGCGGTGCTCGCGCACCTCGGCATGAGCGGGCAGCTGCTCGTCGGCGAGCCCGACCGGGAACGCGAGAAGCATCTGCGGGTCCGCGTCGAGTTCGACGACGACGGCCTCGACCTGCGCTTCGTCGACCAGCGGACGTTCGGGCACCTCATGGTCGCCGACCTCGTCCCGGACGCCTTCGACGGGCGGGCGCTCGTCCCCGGGCCGATCGTGCACATCGCCGCCGACCCGCTGGAGGACGCCTTCGACGCGGAGGCCTTCTACCGCGCCCTGCGCCGCCGCAGGACCGGGATCAAACGGGCGCTCCTCGACCAGTCGCTCATCAGCGGGGTCGGCAACATCTACGCCGACGAGGCGCTGTGGCGCGCCAGGCTGCACTGGGCGCGGCCGACCGAGACGATGAGCCGGGCGGACGCCGCGCGCGTCCTGGAGGCCGCACGAGAGGTCATGGCGGCCGCCCTGGAGGTCGGCGGCACCTCCTTCGACAGCCTCTACGTGAACGTCAACGGCGAGAGCGGCTACTTCGAGCGGTCCCTGGACGCCTACGGACGGCGGGACGAGCCCTGCCGCCGCTGCGGCTCCCCGATCCGCCGCGACGAGTTCATGAACCGCTCGTCCTACAGCTGCCCGGTGTGCCAGCCGCGCCCCAGGCGGGCACGGTACTGA
- a CDS encoding acylphosphatase, whose translation MNEDDEVVRLTAWVRGRVQGVGFRWWVRSRALELGLAGSATNLGDGRVEVVAEGPRGDCRRLLEILDGDVPGGVPGRPGAVTGVVDRWGPPRGEAHGFRER comes from the coding sequence ATGAACGAGGACGACGAGGTCGTGCGACTCACGGCCTGGGTGCGCGGACGCGTCCAGGGCGTCGGGTTCCGCTGGTGGGTCAGGTCCCGGGCGCTCGAACTGGGCCTCGCCGGCAGCGCCACGAACCTCGGCGACGGCCGGGTCGAGGTCGTGGCCGAAGGCCCGCGCGGCGACTGCCGCCGGCTCCTGGAGATCCTGGACGGCGACGTCCCCGGCGGCGTTCCCGGACGTCCCGGCGCTGTGACCGGCGTCGTCGACCGCTGGGGCCCGCCGCGCGGAGAGGCCCACGGGTTCCGGGAACGCTGA